From the Natrarchaeobaculum aegyptiacum genome, one window contains:
- the guaB gene encoding IMP dehydrogenase produces the protein MANDVPEHEPYSSKLEVPEALTFDDVLLRPKESRVEPDEADLTSNVSKSVEVSVPILSAAMDTVTESDMAIAMARHGGLGVLHRNMTIDQMVEEIDRVKSADELIIPHEAVVTADPEMTVREVDEVMAREGVGGAPVVNTNGEVLGIISSTDIRPHLEVNEDDQVTEAMTDEVVTADEDVEAREAFELMYEHKIERVPVVDDENLLVGLVTMQGILQRREYGEAVRDEEGRLRLGVAVSPFEMDRAEAADEAGADILFIDTAHAHNRNVIDGAKEIESAVEADVVVGNVGTREAAAELVDFADGIKVGIGPGSICTTRVVSGAGMPQITAVSQVADVASEHGVPVIADGGIRYSGDAIKAVAAGADAVMLGSYFAGTEEAPGRVVTMNGKKYKQYRGMGSVGAMKSGDSDRYLKEEPEEDDEYVPEGVEAATPYKGPLKSELHQLAGGMQSGMGYVGAATIPEFKERSEFVRISPAGQAESHAHDVVITDEAPNYSPNDS, from the coding sequence ATGGCGAACGACGTTCCCGAGCACGAGCCCTATTCTTCGAAACTCGAGGTACCGGAAGCGCTGACCTTCGACGACGTCCTCCTGCGCCCCAAGGAGAGTCGCGTCGAGCCCGACGAGGCCGATCTCACCTCGAACGTCTCGAAATCCGTCGAGGTGTCGGTCCCGATCCTCTCGGCGGCGATGGACACCGTCACCGAGAGCGACATGGCGATCGCGATGGCACGCCACGGCGGGCTGGGGGTCCTCCACCGCAACATGACCATCGACCAGATGGTCGAGGAGATCGACCGCGTCAAGAGCGCCGACGAACTCATCATCCCCCACGAGGCGGTCGTCACCGCCGACCCCGAGATGACCGTCCGCGAGGTCGACGAGGTCATGGCCCGCGAGGGCGTCGGCGGCGCTCCCGTCGTCAACACCAACGGCGAGGTACTGGGGATCATTTCGAGTACGGACATCCGGCCCCACCTCGAGGTCAACGAGGACGACCAGGTCACGGAGGCCATGACCGACGAGGTCGTCACCGCCGACGAGGACGTCGAGGCTCGGGAGGCCTTCGAACTGATGTACGAGCACAAGATCGAGCGCGTCCCCGTGGTCGACGACGAGAATCTACTCGTCGGGCTGGTGACGATGCAGGGAATCCTCCAGCGCCGAGAGTACGGCGAGGCCGTCCGGGACGAGGAGGGTCGGCTCCGGCTCGGCGTCGCGGTCAGTCCGTTCGAGATGGATCGTGCCGAGGCAGCCGACGAGGCCGGTGCCGACATTCTGTTCATCGACACTGCTCACGCGCACAACCGGAACGTCATCGACGGCGCGAAAGAGATCGAATCCGCAGTCGAGGCCGACGTCGTGGTTGGCAACGTCGGCACCCGGGAAGCAGCCGCGGAACTCGTCGACTTCGCAGACGGCATCAAAGTGGGCATCGGCCCCGGTTCGATCTGTACCACGCGCGTCGTCTCGGGGGCGGGCATGCCCCAGATCACGGCCGTCTCACAGGTCGCAGACGTCGCGAGCGAGCACGGCGTTCCCGTGATCGCCGACGGCGGCATCCGCTACTCCGGCGACGCGATCAAGGCCGTCGCCGCCGGCGCTGACGCGGTCATGCTCGGCTCCTATTTCGCCGGCACCGAGGAAGCGCCCGGCCGCGTCGTCACGATGAACGGCAAGAAGTACAAGCAGTACCGCGGGATGGGCAGCGTCGGCGCGATGAAATCCGGTGACAGCGACCGGTACCTCAAGGAAGAGCCCGAGGAAGACGACGAGTACGTCCCCGAGGGCGTCGAGGCCGCCACGCCCTACAAAGGTCCGCTCAAGTCCGAACTTCACCAGCTCGCCGGCGGGATGCAGTCCGGCATGGGGTACGTCGGCGCGGCGACCATCCCCGAGTTCAAAGAGCGAAGCGAGTTCGTCCGGATCTCACCTGCGGGTCAGGCCGAAAGCCACGCCCACGACGTCGTCATCACCGACGAGGCACCGAACTACTCGCCGAACGACAGCTGA